A genomic window from Vigna radiata var. radiata cultivar VC1973A chromosome 2, Vradiata_ver6, whole genome shotgun sequence includes:
- the LOC106756229 gene encoding apoptotic chromatin condensation inducer in the nucleus — MSPKYQTPPKYQTLDNRPINQWKVTELREELRRRRLNTKGLKDDLVKRLDECLRLERDGEQDSEKEEEANGFDDGHVDGEKDSAAVTMDAEVVDATDKQSTQTFETAEKGKSDVVEPIETENEEKFPGVVDEDSNKTGKQDGIAGQVDINNSVSTMDEEVEHEGLPSGVDSGNVVEEVASTHASTAETTITVTESLVTGVVVSGEDSYCAEKNNEFSAAKLENEESKAQLDGEDTKPQLDSETKPLHEDIVPDSSVPENQVSEVNPSLGSQVKSDSISTDSVSINQKNELKDTIITDNVKLEQDIIKPEMVEEPSSRNDVPVSYDESHAMDVGGRHEKKTSVEENINNVSSPDLNKTNSSDDVGYPEKLNLDRSSGDDSMEEDLPETKQIDSKFNVDELRKKVESIEEPIVKEESRTIAVGDGVSGGKNDTHQDIDISPVAPTEKRKFHEQTSVGNNEPAKRQRRWNTETVKGPDPQSTTPRPATTPREEPIALKRNLSRSDSSATDDTPKERIVPPSPRSPTNSLRIDRFLRPFTLKAVQELLGKTGNVSSFWMDQIKTHCYVTYSSVEEATETRNAVYNLQWPPNGGRLLVAEYVDPEEVKMKLEPPVQTAPISTAPVVPPVVPTSQPEPSPRLHREQHSVPTMLPPPPPLSKNPPVARDRLPSPPPLPEKVDPPIVTLDDLFRKTKATPRIYYLPLTDEQVAAKLAAQGKDPRRWAK; from the exons ATGTCGCCAAAGTATCAGACTCCGCCAAAATATCAGACTCTCGACAATCGTCCAATCAATCAGTGGAAGGTTACGGAACTGAGAGAGGAGCTGAGGAGGAGGAGGTTAAACACCAAAGGTCTGAAGGATGATTTGGTAAAACGGTTGGATGAATGTCTTCGTCTTGAAAGGGATGGTGAGCAGGATTCTGAGAAGGAGGAGGAGGCCaatggttttgatgatggtCATGTAGATGGAGAAAAGGATTCTGCGGCGGTTACTATGGATGCTGAAGTCGTTGACGCAACTGACAAGCAAAGTACCCAAACATTTGAGACTGCTGAAAAGGGGAAGAGTGATGTAGTTGAACCGATCGaaacagaaaatgaagaaaagtttCCGGGGGTTGTGGATGAAGACAGCAATAAGACTGGCAAGCAGGATGGTATTGCTGGCCAAGTTGACATTAATAATAGTGTGTCAACCATGGATGAAGAAGTTGAACACGAGGGCCTTCCCTCCGGTGTTGATTCTGGAAATGTGGTAGAGGAGGTGGCTAGTACTCATGCTTCGACTGCAGAGACCACAATTACAGTCACTGAAAGTTTAGTAACAGGAGTGGTAGTCAGTGGTGAGGATTCATATTGTGCAGAAAAGAACAATGAGTTTTCTGCAGCAAAGCTAGAGAATGAGGAGTCAAAGGCGCAGCTGGACGGTGAGGATACAAAGCCCCAACTGGATTCTGAGACAAAGCCCCTGCACGAGGATATTGTGCCCGACTCTTCTGTTCCAGAAAACCAGGTATCTGAGGTCAACCCTAGTTTAGGGTCTCAAGTAAAATCTGATTCTATTTCTACTGATTCTGTGTCAATTAATCAAAAGAATGAACTAAAGGATACTATAATTACTGATAATGTGAAATTAGAACAAGATATTATTAAGCCGGAGATGGTGGAAGAACCAtcatccagaaatgatgtacCTGTTTCTTATGATGAATCACATGCAATGGATGTTGGAGGGCGGCATGAGAAAAAGACATCTGTTgaagaaaatatcaataatgTTTCAAGTCCAGACTTGAATAAGACCAATAGCAGTGATGATGTGGGGTATCCAGAAAAGTTGAATTTAGACAGAAGTTCTGGTGATGATTCCATGGAAGAAGATTTGCCTGAGACTAAGCAAATTGATTCTAAGTTTAATGTTGATGAACTTAGAAAGAAAGTGGAGAGTATTGAAGAGCCTATTGTGAAGGAGGAAAGTAGGACTATAGCTGTGGGAGATGGTGTATCTGGAGGAAAAAATGATACCCACCAAGATATTGACATTAGTCCCGTAGCCCCAACTGAGAAACGAAAATTCCATG AACAAACATCGGTTGGGAACAATGAGCCTGCAAAAAGGCAACGCAGGTGGAACACTGAAACAGTTAAAGGTCCAGATCCACAAAGCACTACTCCCAGGCCTGCTACTACACCTAGAGAAGAGCCAATTGCTCTGAAACGCAACCTCTCTAGGTCTGATTCCTCTGCTACTGATGACACACCTAAAGAGCGCATTG TTCCACCATCACCAAGGTCCCCAACTAATTCCCTCAGGATTGATCGATTCCTCCGTCCATTTACTCTGAAAGCTGTGCAAGAACTTCTTGGTAAGACTGGGAATGTTAGCAGTTTCTGGATGGACCAGATAAAGACCCATTGCTATGTTACT TACTCATCTGTTGAAGAAGCCACGGAGACACGGAATGCTGTGTATAATTTGCAATGGCCACCAAATGGTGGGCGTCTCTTAGTTGCTGAGTATGTTGATCCTGAAGAAGTGAAAATGAAGCTAGAACCTCCTGTACAGACTGCCCCCATCAGTACTGCTCCAGTAGTTCCGCCTGTGGTCCCCACATCACAGCCAGAGCCTTCCCCTCGGCTGCACAGGGAGCAGCATTCAGTTCCAACTATGCTCCCACCTCCACCACCATTGTCAAAAAACCCACCAGTAGCTAGAGATCGGCTTCCATCACCACCACCTCTTCCAGAGAAAGTTGACCCACCTATTGTCACTCTTGATGATCTCTTCCGCAAAACCAAAGCAACTCCTCGGATCTACTACTTGCCTTTGACCGATGAGCAAGTTGCTGCAAAACTTGCTGCACAGGGTAAGGATCCGAGGAGGTGGGCCAAGTAA
- the LOC106755753 gene encoding NADPH-dependent 1-acyldihydroxyacetone phosphate reductase: MEDDRTPKPVVIITGCSTGGIGHALACAFAEKKCRVVATSRSRSSMAELEHDHRFLLEELDVQSDESVRRVVDAVVETYGRIDVLVNNAGIQCVGPLAEVPLSSIQNTFDTNVFGSLRMVQAVVPHMATRKKGKIVNIGSVAALASGPWSGTYTASKAALHALTDTLRLELGHFGIDVVNVLPGAIKSNIGDSAIASYNRMPEWKLFKPFEAAIRDRAYFSQKSKSTPTDEFARNTVAAILKEKPPAWFTYGHYSTVMAIMYHLPISVRDFILKKAMKC; encoded by the exons ATGGAAGATGATCGTACTCCAAAACCAGTAGTTATCATCACAGGATGTTCCACCGGAGGGATAGGCCACGCGCTTGCGTGCGCGTTCGCGGAGAAGAAGTGCAGGGTGGTGGCGACGAGTAGGTCGCGGTCGAGCATGGCGGAGCTGGAACACGACCACAGATTTTTGTTGGAAGAGTTGGATGTTCAGTCCGATGAGAGCGTGCGCAGAGTGGTTGACGCAGTTGTCGAAACGTACGGTCGCATCGACGTGCTCGTTAACAACGCAGGTATTCAGTGCGTGGGTCCACTTGCCGAGGTTCCTCTCTCATCCATCCAAAACACTTTCGACACCAATGTATTCG GTTCCTTGAGAATGGTTCAGGCGGTTGTTCCTCATATGGCAACTAGGAAAAAGGGGAAGATTGTGAATATTGGCAGTGTTGCTGCCTTGGCTTCTGGACCTTGGTCAGGCACTTATACTGCTTCTAAAGCTGCTCTTCATGCTTTGACAGATACATTAAG ATTGGAACTTGGACATTTTGGAATTGATGTTGTGAATGTTCTGCCGGGAGctatcaaatcaaatattgGAGATTCTGCCATAGCCAGCTACAACCGCATGCCTGAATGGAAATTGTTCAAGCCTTTTGAAGCAGCAATCCGAGACAGAGCTTACTTTTCTCAGAAGTCGAAATCAACTCCCACAGATGAGTTTGCTAGAAACACTGTAGCTGCTATTCTTAAGGAGAAACCGCCGGCATGGTTTACCTATGGACATTACTCTACTGTCATGGCTATCATGTATCATTTACCAATCTCTGTTAGAGATTTTATCTTGAAGAAAGCAATGAAATGCTGA